The following are encoded together in the Anoplopoma fimbria isolate UVic2021 breed Golden Eagle Sablefish chromosome 9, Afim_UVic_2022, whole genome shotgun sequence genome:
- the LOC129095953 gene encoding arf-GAP with dual PH domain-containing protein 2-like, protein MASLDRNNKILIDLVRQPGNNRCADCGVPDPDWASCTLGIFVCLNCSGIHRDLADVSRVKSIRLDLWDDSLVQFMRERGNSAAKAIYEKCIPAFFYRPQYEDCTVLKDQWIRAKYERREFTGEKNNFRQAYCSDQFDTTLWKKGKDNKHFLKRIFQLSRKDFTLRYFIKEDSKLPKAVISMKDLNAVFQPEKIGHAHGLQISYVHDKRTRNLFVYHEKGQVIVSLFNAIRATRLAYLQKKHPTLRDNDLIPQITRYCLKEGYMEKTGPTQREPFKKRWFTLCSVNRKLLYFKSPLDATELGAVFIGTESHSYSVSESSGRSTRGGRWHFGVTLHTPDREFVFMCEQEQDQEEWLEAFRKVISQPMTPEDYANEANMRRGK, encoded by the exons ATGGCCAGTCTggacagaaataacaaaatcCTGATCGATTTGGTGCGACAGCCAGGTAACAACAGGTGTGCTGACTGTGGAGTTCCTG ATCCTGACTGGGCCTCCTGTACTCTTGGTATCTTTGTGTGCCTGAATTGCTCGGGGATTCATCGCGATTTGGCTGATGTCAGCAGAGTAAAATCCATACGTCTGGATCTCTGGGATGATTCACTAGTACAG TTCATGCGGGAGAGAGGAAATTCTGCAGCCAAGGCCATTTATGAGAAGTGTATCCCTGCCTTCTTCTATCGGCCGCAATATGAAGACTGCAC TGTTCTTAAGGATCAATGGATCCGTGCAAAGTATGAAAGAAGAGAATTCACAGGAGAAAAGAACAACTTCCGGCAAGCTTATTGCTCAG ACCAGTTTGATACTACACTATGGAAGAAGGGCaaagacaacaaacattttttaaagaggaTCTTCCAGCTGTCCCGAAAAGACTTCACCCTCAGATACTTTATTAAAGAGGAT TCCAAGCTTCCTAAAGCTGTGATCTCCATGAAGGATCTTAATGCAGTCTTCCAGCCAGAGAAGATCGGGCACGCTCACGGTCTGCAAATCTCCTACGTGCACGACAAACGCACGAGGAATCTGTTTGTTTATCACGAAAAAGGACAG GTAATTGTATCCTTGTTCAATGCTATTCGTGCCACACGCCTGGCATACCTCCAGAAGAAACATCCAACTCTTCGAGACAATGAC TTAATACCTCAGATAACGAGATATTGCTTGAAGGAAGGATACATGGAGAAAACCGGCCCAACG caaAGGGAGCCATTCAAGAAGAGGTGGTTCACACTGTGCTCAGTGAACAGAAAGCTTCTATATTTTAAAAGTCCACTG GATGCTACTGAGCTGGGTGCCGTCTTCATTGGCACAGAGAGCCATAGCTACTCCGTCTCAGAGAGCAGCGGGCGGAGCACCAGAGGAGGCCGGTGGCACTTTGGCGTCACGCTGCACACGCCGGACAGGGAGTTTGTCTTTATGTGCGAGCAGGAGCAGGATCAGGAGGAGTGGTTAGAGGCCTTCAGAAAGGTCATCTCTCAACCTATGACCCCAGAGGACTACGCTA ACGAAGCCAACATGAGAAGGGGGAAATGA
- the tefm gene encoding transcription elongation factor, mitochondrial, producing MMWVARRLLSSVAQRSRFTAQPGLFRRPPHGCLPELEPRYLQCTCCWRSRVPVAGFETLNASISSTSPPPCTEDNRSLDACYTSEQRDVILRLLNSAPLSELAAVKLLRGRKSLNIVEFRTKHGPFKTLESVVSVPLLKHKSAVTVFNSILNPVKKERKVRIQLAKFIRPEVDRSWLEEASNVVSLVCGTNKIAWAQVDRGMTVLDWQQQDCPNFLKGTYMASAYLNDVSAVVALLPSADFYIIEKSSISVQNTALFPVMAHMRTVEAMLFAMLEPRNLAPESNIPPRVLNMMRTAVGRHFGLMVGESRTSGAQTVRQLMTESVTQKLPRLNFPQDLLVKHRNSFQMGSRRGGEELCDALLQAVAFYELLSESSS from the exons ATGATGTGGGTCGCCAGGCGTTTGCTGTCGTCCGTCGCTCAGAGAT cccgGTTCACAGCACAGCCCGGTTTGTTCCGCCGTCCTCCTCACGGCTGCCTCCCGGAGCTCGAGCCCCGGTATCTCCAGTGCACGTGCTGCTGGCGGAGCCGGGTCCCCGTGGCCGGCTTCGAGACCCTGAAcgcctccatctcctccacgTCTCCTCCACCCTGCACAGAGGACAACAGGTCCCTGGATGCCTGCTACACCTCCGAGCAGCGGGACGTCATCCTCCGGCTGCTCAACTCCGCCCCGCTGTCGGAGCTGGCGGCCGTGAAGCTCCTCAGAGGCCGCAAGTCGCTCAACATTGTGGAGTTCAGGACGAAACACGGACCCTTTAAGACCCTGGAGAGCGTGGTGAGCGTCCCGCTGCTGAAGCACAAGAGCGCCGTCACGGTGTTCAACTCCATCCTCAACCCggtgaagaaggagaggaaagtcAGGATCCAGCTGGCCAAGTTCATCCGGCCGGAGGTGGACCGGTCCTGGTTGGAG GAAGCCAGTAATGTTGTGTCACTAGTATGTGGGACAAATAAAATTGCCTGGGCTCAAGTGGACCGTGGGATGACTGTGCTGGACTGGCAACAGCAGGACTGTCCAAATTTCTTGAAGGGAACATACATGGCTTCTGCTTACTTGAATGAT GTTTCTGCAGTTGTGGCCCTCCTCCCATCAGCTGACTTCTACATAATAGAGAAGTCCTCCATCTCGGTCCAGAACACGGCTCTGTTCCCGGTCATGGCCCACATGAGGACTGTGGAGGCCATGCTGTTTGCTATGCTTGAGCCAAGAAACTTAGCACCCGAGTCCAACATTCCTCCAAG AGTTTTGAACATGATGCGCACTGCTGTGGGACGTCACTTCGGACTCATGGTGGGCGAGTCGCGGACCAGCGGAGCTCAGACAGTGCGACAGCTGATGACTGAGTCGGTCACACAGAAGCTTCCCAGGCTAAACTTCCCCCAGGATCTGCTGGTGAAGCACAGGAACTCTTTCCAGATGGGCAGCAGAAGAGGAGGCGAGGAACTCTGTGACGCTCTGCTTCAGGCTGTGGCTTTTTACGAGCTGCTCAGTGAATCTTCCAGCTAG
- the atad5b gene encoding LOW QUALITY PROTEIN: ATPase family AAA domain-containing protein 5b (The sequence of the model RefSeq protein was modified relative to this genomic sequence to represent the inferred CDS: deleted 2 bases in 1 codon): MKHLQKRAPARDTQVSAAGIFTTKAPPLLQEQPRTLCAKDVKIAQIFLRKTQREKGKGSRDGKLQQQAVLPLQSEDVQPVTGQQCSSTERKSSCRGQLSASALHICLQEIQTSSPAFPVRTVFSTLQKKACERLQDVGTTAENISSLQNHLQEKRKRGNESSERMPKRLRSGLTEEAFGTGHCGVQDLTVLTVKKQPGSNKLSRTHRLGQQSGSPAGPEPFSGSINHTEPHSQSLKTSEIPQRDSSFEDVLWTDKYSPQHSSEVIGNSASVNKLQIWLKKWKLRADCEERRKMDERKQENSNSSWDSGDFQGESGPEDDGEEPLCNTVLITGPPGVGKTASVYACAQELGFKVFEVNCSSRRSGRHVLSQLKEATQSHLVETSGKDPLKPTYFNNYTINSCTPKSETLPGKTVRLKNVTSTSKNRAAQKFGRSSRKGKNNPATVTLANYFKMKAKADHVHFGGPSPSGKPDGEKSSNPSTSSDQTAPKNRKTATSLILFEEVDVIFDDDVGFLEAIKTFMRTTKRPVVLTTSDPSFRERFNCSLEEIIFKSPSVVNVCSYLQLVGLAENVRLELDDVSSLHRLSRGDVRRCLLQLQLWVHSGGGRASRSGGSLQEPSREQHLGVTERGNDEDSQHPHCDPGCTASMLGLHHVTQHQLLNLLKRQFWSEIDMNQLLRLLAESWRGGVPLLYSNLELLLPTGSKGTCPGLQRELAPSDSDPPIWQLDGNVSKKEPDTNSRSVKKTSRLSRRKCVPATIDATSASSLRQHPQRASLSPKRAASSRDETEKTSANVATDCLEALTDFFDLMSYLDSTTPAAAGQLVSGQCRPEAFVWTGAEIKDGLLDEMSEDEEVGGVRSQERLLDIRAAVEGLGCHRCCWRMSRAWTEAQKRTGTGRHKVGGADGGTDITGLFKRQSLTFCSHPPCTPSVSKRRYEMSRKVLGSPSFSLLGNRQAVSVDYMPVLRHICRLQRAQEQKEEPVRCRNYLSSTHLGLSKSTIQLLAEDFS, from the exons ATGAAACATCTGCAGAAAAGAGCTCCAGCACGAGACACACAGGTCTCTGCTGCAGGCATCTTCACCACAAAagcccctcctcttcttcaggaGCAGCCAAGAACTCTCTGCGCAAAAGACGTTAAGATTGCGCAAATATTCTTGCGTAAAACACAGCGCGAGAAAGGTAAAGGGAGCAGGGATgggaagctgcagcagcaggcagtGCTCCCTCTCCAGAGTGAAGATGTGCAACCGGTGACAGGTCAGCAGTGTTCatccacagagaggaagagttcCTGCAGAGGACAGCTGTCAGCCTCGGCTCTGCACATCTGTCTGCAAGAAATCCAAACGTCCAGCCCGGCTTTCCCAGTCAGGACAGTGTTCAGCACTCTGCAGAAGAAAGCGTGTGAAAGGCTGCAGGATGTTGGAACCACGG cagaaaatataaGCTCCCTGCAGAACCACTTACAAGAGAAGAGGAAACGAGGGAATGAAAGCTCTGAGAGGATGCCCAAACGCCTGAGGTCTGGTCTCACAGAGGAGGCCTTTGGTACGGGTCACTGTGGCGTCCAGGATCTCACGGTCCTCACGGTCAAGAAGCAGCCCGGAAGCAACAAGCTGAGTCGCACTCACAGACTGGGGCAGCAAAGTGGGAGCCCAGCAGGCCCGGAGCCGTTCTCTGGATCGATAAATCACACTGAACCTCACAGCCAGTCACTCAAAACCTCGGAAATCCCCCAAAGAG ATTCCAGTTTCGAGGACGTTCTCTGGACAGACAAATACAGTCCTCAGCATTCAAGTGAAGTCATCGGCAACTCTGCCTCTGTGAATAAACTGCAAAT TTGGTTGAAGAAATGGAAACTAAGAGCTGActgtgaagagaggagaaaaatggacgagaggaaacaggaaaacagcAACA GCTCGTGGGACAGTGGAGACTTCCAGGGTGAGTCTGGACCAGAGGACGACGGAGAGGAGCCGCTGTGCAACACCGTGTTGATCACAGGACCTCCAGGTGTGGGCAAGACGGCCTCAGTGTATGCCTGCGCTCAGGAGCTTGGCTTCAAG GTATTTGAGGTAAACTGCTCCTCGCGGCGCAGTGGCCGCCATGTTCTGTCCCAGCTGAAGGAAGCTACCCAGTCCCACCTGGTGGAGACGTCGGGGAAGGACCCACTGAAACCAACATACTTCAACAACTACACCATCAACAGCTGCACTCCCAAATCTGAGACTTTACCCG gAAAAACAGTGCGTCTCAAAAATGTCACCTCTACCTCAAAAAATAGAGCAGCTCAGAAGTTTGGCCGCTCTAGTCGCAAAGGAAAAAACAATCCAGCCACAGTCACTTTGGCCAATTACTTTAAGATGAAGGCCAAAGCAGATCACGTTCACTTCGGCGGCCCATCGCCATCTGGAAAACCAGACGGCGAGAAATCCAGCAACCCATCGACGAGTTCCGACCAAACGGCGCCAAAGAACAGAAAGACAGCCACGTCACTCATTCTGTTTGAAGAG GTTGATGTCATATTCGATGATGACGTCGGTTTCCTGGAAGCCATCAAGACTTTCATGAGGACCACTAAGAGACCAGTCGTTTTGACCACCAGTG ATCCTTCATTCAGAGAGAGATTCAACTGCAGCTTGGAGGAGATCATTTTCAAATCCCCATCGGTG GTGAACGTCTGTAGTTACCTGCAGCTGGTGGGTTTGGCTGAGAATGTGCGTCTGGAGTTGGACGACGTTAGCAGCTTACACAGATTGTCCCGGGGTGATGTGAGGCgctgcctgctgcagctgcagctctggGTGCACAGCGGTGGAGGGCGGGCGTCTCGGAGTGGAGGCTCACTTCAGGAGCCTTCTCGTGAACAGC ACCTGGGTGTTACTGAAAGAGGAAACGATGAAGACTCCCAACATCCTCATTGTGACCCAGGCTGCACTGCTAGCATGCTGGGTCTCCACCATGTGACCCAACACCAACTGTTAAACCTACTAAAG CGTCAGTTCTGGTCTGAAATAGACATGAACCAGCTCCTGAGGCTCCTAGCtgagagctggagaggaggcgTTCCTCTTCTCTACTCCAACCTGGAGCTTCTTCTACCCACCGGGTCCAAGGGGACTTGTCCTGGGCTGCAGAGGGAGCTGGCACCCTCTGACAGCGATCCTCCCATCTGGCAGCTGGATGGAAATGTTAGTAAAAAGGAACCAGACACCAACAGCAGATCTGTTAAGAAAACATCTAGACTTAGCAGAAGGAAATGTGTCCCAGCAACGATTGACGCCACATCGGCTTCCAGTTTGAGGCAGCATCCTCAAAGAGCATCTTTATCACCAAAGAGGGCCGCTAGTTCAAGAGACGAGACGGAAAAAACCTCAGCCAATGTGGCGACTGACTGTTTGGAAGCCTTGACGGATTTCTTTGACCTCATGTCGTACCTCGACTCCACAACGCCAGCGGCTGCGGGACAGCTTGTCTCAGGCCAATGCCGACCTGAGGCGTTTGTCTGGACAGGAGCTGAGATTAAGGACGGCTTGTTGGATGAGATGAGCGAGGACGAGGAGGTGGGCGGGGTTCGGAGCCAGGAGAGGCTGTTGGATATCCGGGCTGCTGTTGAGGGATTGGGGTGTCACAGGTGCTGTTGGCGAATGTCGAGGGCGTGGACCGAAGCTCAGAAA CGGACAGGAACTGGGAGACACAAGGTGGGGGGGGCTGACGGAGGGACTGATATTACCGGCCTCTTCAAAAGACAGAGCCTCACCTTTTGTTCTCATCCACCCTGCACACCAAG TGTGTCCAAAAGGAGGTACGAGATGAGCAGGAAGGTTCTTGGCAGTCCGTCCTTCAGCCTGCTGGGGAACCGACAAGCGGTCAGTGTGGACTACATGCCGGTCCTCCGCCACATCTGTCGCTTACAGAGAGCGCAGGAACAGAAAGAGGAGCCCGTCAG GTGTCGGAACTACCTTAGCAGCACACACCTGGGCCTCTCAAAGTCAACTATTCAACTGCTGGCAGAAGATTTCTCATAG